The Archangium primigenium genomic interval TAGGCGCTGAACGCCACGAGCGAGCCGAACGTCACCAGGTAGCCGAACGCCACCAGGGCGCGCGTCGTGGGCAGGTGCGCCAGGTGCTCGCCCTTCACGGCGCTCGCCGCGAGGAAGAGCCCGCTCGCCACGAGCATCTGCGTGGCGCTGGACATGAAGCCCGGGGCCTGGGGCACCCGGCGCGACCACACCGAGCCGAACGCCCAGCTCACCGGGCCGAGCAGCAGGGCGAACGCCGCCCAGGGGTTGCCCCCGAAGCTCCCGCCCACGTTGAGCAGCCCCAGGCCACAGAAGCCCAGCACCAGCCCCCAGCGCTCCGAGCGCCCCGGCCACTGGCCGAAGAGCCCCCCGAAGAGCGCCGCCCACAGCGGCATGCTGCCCACCGCCAGCGCCACGAGCCCCGAGGACACCCACTGCTGCGCCACCACCACCGAGCCGTTGCCCAGCACCAAGAGGAGCAGCCCCAGCACCCCCCCGCCCAGCCACTGCCGGGCGCTCGGGTGGGGCGCGCCGCGCAGGCGCAGCACGACGTACAGCACCGCCCCCGCCAGCCCGTAGCGCGCCCCCGCCATGCGCAACGGGGGAAAACCCCCCTCCAGCGCGAAGCGGATGGCCAGGTAGGTGGAGCCCCAAATGATGTACAGCGCGAAGAGGGAGAAGAGCAGGGGGGCGCGGCCGCGCTCGGGCGCGGAGAGGCCCACGGACGGCGCCGCGGCGGGCGTCGAGGACGAAATCGAAGGAGACAAGGCGGCGGGCTTTTAGCGTCCCCGTCTCCGCCCCGCGATGTGCGTCGTGGGCGTACCCGGCGCGCCAGGGTCAGGGGGCGTGCGAGCGAGGGGTGAGCGTCTCGGATGCGTCGCGCGCCCCGTCCCTCGGGGTGGAGGGGATTGAACCCTCCGCGCCGACTTTTTAGAATTTCAGCTCCCATGGATTCTCGGCGCCCCCGCCGGTGCCAAGTCCATCGGCGGAGCGTGAGGCCGGATGTCCGAGGAGCTGGGAGAGCGAGAGAAGGAAGTGCTCCGCGCGGTCGTGCAGGAGTACATCTCCACGGGCGGCCCGGTGGGCAGCCACCACCTGGCGCGCAAGCCCGAGTTCGATGTCTCCTCCGCCACGCTGCGCAACGTGCTGGCGGACCTGGAGGAGCTGGGCTTCCTGGAGAAGCCGCACACGTCCGCGGGCCGGGTGCCCACGGATCGCGGCTACCGCTTCTACGTGGACACGCTGGTGCGGCTCAAGGACCCGGGGCCGAGGGACCGGGAGCTCATCCACGCGGGGCTCACGCACGAGGCGGGCCTGGACGAGCTGCTCGGCGAGGCGTCGCGCCTGCTCCACGCGCTCAGCCGCCACGCGGGCGTGGTCGTCCCGCCGCGGCCCGACGCCGCCGTGTTCCACCGGATCGAGTTCGTGCGG includes:
- the yedA gene encoding drug/metabolite exporter YedA, whose amino-acid sequence is MSPSISSSTPAAAPSVGLSAPERGRAPLLFSLFALYIIWGSTYLAIRFALEGGFPPLRMAGARYGLAGAVLYVVLRLRGAPHPSARQWLGGGVLGLLLLVLGNGSVVVAQQWVSSGLVALAVGSMPLWAALFGGLFGQWPGRSERWGLVLGFCGLGLLNVGGSFGGNPWAAFALLLGPVSWAFGSVWSRRVPQAPGFMSSATQMLVASGLFLAASAVKGEHLAHLPTTRALVAFGYLVTFGSLVAFSAYGYLLRNARPSVAMSYAYVNPVVAVLLGVALAGEAMSPVGLLAMGAILGAVVLITRARG